The DNA sequence GACGTCTTCGTCGACATCGAAGACCTCGAGTCGCTCAAGGCCTTCGAGAGACACGATCGCACAGGAGAGGATGGGGACGAGTGAACAGGACTCTAGGCGAGACCCTGTCCTCGGCGCGCCGCGCGCTGGGCGCCTCGATGGCCGATGCCGAGCAGGCAACCCGCGTCCTCGGCAAGCACCTCGAAGCGCTCGAGCGCGGTGAGTATGACACGCTGCCGAACACAGCGTACGTCAGGGGCTACATCATCAGCTACGCCAAGTTCCTTGGCCTTGATCCGGCGCCGCTTCTCGAGCTCTATCGCGAGGAGGCCGGCACCGTGGCGCTCGAGCCCCTTCGCGCCCGCGAACAAGTAGTCGCCTCACGGGACCACGCGCACGCTGTGCCGCGAAGGACCGGACTGGCCATCGTCGCGGCCATCGCGCTTGTCGCCCTCGCAATCTGGGGAATCGGCCGACTCGTAAGAGGGCCTGAGACAACGCCGCCAATACCCAACTTGGCCGAGGAGACAACCACTCCCGAGCCCTCTGAGCAATCTCCGCCAGGAGAGTCGGACGCCGATGCACCGACGGAACCTGCGGTCGAGACCACCGGGACGACGGTCACCGGCACTCCGTTCACCGTGAAGGTCGACATCGCCGCCGGCGGAGCGTCGTGGCTGCGCGTCATCGTCGACGGGCTCAAGGCGTACGAGGGTACGCTCAAGGGCGGAGAAGAGCGCGAGTGGGAGGTCACGGACGAGGTGTCCATCCGGATCGGCAAGCCGACGGCGGTCACCGTCTATCGCGATGGGACACTGGTCGAAGAGATACCAGAGGGCGAGATACCCACGCTCACGCTCACTGCCGACCAACCCTAGACCAGAAGGAGAGGCCCACATATGGCCAAGGACGAAAGCTTCGACGTCGTATCGACCGTTGACATGCAGGAGGTCGACAACGCCGTCCAGCAGACGATCAAGGAGCTGGCGCAGCGCTACGATCTGAAGGGCACAGGGTCCTCGGTCACGCTGGACAAGTCTGCCGGTTCGATCACGGTCGCCGCGCCGAGCGATTTTGTGTCCAAGCAGGTCATCGACATCCTTGGCACCAAGCTCATAAGGCGCAACGTCGATCTGAAGGCGTTGCAGTGGGGAACCCCCGAAGCCGCGTCAGGGGGCAGCGTTCGGCAGGTCGGCACGGTAGTCAACGGCATCGAGGCCGATATCGCCCGCAAGATCAACAAGGACATCAAGGACGAGAAGTACAAGGTCAAGGTCCAGATCGAAGGCGACAAGCTGCGGGTATTCTCACCGAAGCGCGACGTCCTGCAGGAGGTCATCGTGTTCCTCAAGCAGCAGGACTACGGAATCCCGCTGCAATTCGTCAACTACCGATAGCGTTGACCTCCCCAGTCCGCATTCACATCCTCACCCTCGGTTGCCCCAAGAACGAAGTCGACAGCGACCGCATGCGCGCGCTAGTCGGTTCCTCGGCATACCGGCTTGTCGACGACCTCGACGATGCCGACGTAG is a window from the Actinomycetota bacterium genome containing:
- a CDS encoding YajQ family cyclic di-GMP-binding protein; its protein translation is MAKDESFDVVSTVDMQEVDNAVQQTIKELAQRYDLKGTGSSVTLDKSAGSITVAAPSDFVSKQVIDILGTKLIRRNVDLKALQWGTPEAASGGSVRQVGTVVNGIEADIARKINKDIKDEKYKVKVQIEGDKLRVFSPKRDVLQEVIVFLKQQDYGIPLQFVNYR
- a CDS encoding helix-turn-helix domain-containing protein, coding for MNRTLGETLSSARRALGASMADAEQATRVLGKHLEALERGEYDTLPNTAYVRGYIISYAKFLGLDPAPLLELYREEAGTVALEPLRAREQVVASRDHAHAVPRRTGLAIVAAIALVALAIWGIGRLVRGPETTPPIPNLAEETTTPEPSEQSPPGESDADAPTEPAVETTGTTVTGTPFTVKVDIAAGGASWLRVIVDGLKAYEGTLKGGEEREWEVTDEVSIRIGKPTAVTVYRDGTLVEEIPEGEIPTLTLTADQP